A DNA window from Cotesia glomerata isolate CgM1 unplaced genomic scaffold, MPM_Cglom_v2.3 scaffold_90, whole genome shotgun sequence contains the following coding sequences:
- the LOC123274906 gene encoding uncharacterized protein LOC123274906 — translation MGQLPIHRVTPFRPFLHTGVDYAGPFMLKTWRGRNAREYKAYIALFVCESTSAIHLELVTDYTTNAFIAAYKRSGLGTSKPLFFNIKLASLLANDGTQWLFNPPSAPHFGGKWESGVRSTKHHLCRVIGEQQLTYEEISTFLTQVEAVLNPRPLCSLTKDPDDLSVLTPGHFLIGGPLNIVPEPSLEDIQISRLSRWQLLRRITDDFWTKWSKEYLQKYQPIYKWNQPMPEFKPG, via the exons ATGGGTCAATTACCAATTCATCGAGTTACTCCTTTTCGTCCCTTTTTGCATACCGGTGTTGACTATGCTGGACCATTCATGCTAAAAACTTGGAGAGGACGCAATGCTCGTGAATATAAAGCATACATTGCCTTATTTGTCTGTGAATCTACGTCAGCTATTCATCTAGAACTTGTCACCGATTATACAACTAATGCCTTCATAGCAGCTTATAAACG GAGCGGACTCGGAACTTCGAAACCTCTTTTCTTCAACATCAAACTAGCTTCACTCCTCGCCAATGACGGTACTCAATGGTTGTTTAATCCTCCTTCTGCTCCTCATTTCGGTGGAAAGTGGGAATCTGGAGTGAGATCAACAAAACACCATCTTTGTAGAGTAATAGGAGAACAACAACTAACTTACGAAGAAATAAGTACCTTCCTGACTCAAGTTGAAGCTGTTTTGAACCCAAGGCCTCTTTGTTCGCTCACTAAAGATCCTGATGATCTTTCCGTGCTAACTCCTGGTCATTTTCTTATAGGAGGACCACTAAATATTGTACCTGAACCTTCTTTAGAAGATATTCAAATATCTCGTCTTTCTCGATGGCAGCTTCTGCGACGCATAACTGATGATTTTTGGACTAAGTGGTCTAAAGAATATCTTCAAAAGTATCAACCGATTTACAAATGGAATCAACCAATGCCTGAATTCAAACCAGGGTAA